In Lagenorhynchus albirostris chromosome 14, mLagAlb1.1, whole genome shotgun sequence, one DNA window encodes the following:
- the PSTPIP2 gene encoding proline-serine-threonine phosphatase-interacting protein 2, with translation MTGSLFKGNFWSSDILSSIGYETIIQHLNNGRKNCKEFEDFLKERASIEEKYGKDLLGLSRKKPCGQSETNTLKRALDVFKLQIDSVAQSHIQLAQTLREEARKMEEFREKQKLQRKKTELIMDAAHKQKSLQFKKTMDAKKNYEQKCRDKDEAEQAVHRSANVANPKQQEKLFVKLATSKTAVEDSDKAYMLHINTLDKVREEWQSEHIKACEVFETQECERINFFRNALWLHMNQLSQQCVTSDNMYEEVRKSLEMCSIEKDIEYFVNQRKTGQTPPAPIMYENFYCPQKNAAPPGKATGSDLARRRPLPIPKSLPDDPDYSLPDNYSLIYQ, from the exons AGTTCAGACATCCTCAGCAGCATTGGCTATGAGACCATCATCCAGCATCTGAACAATGGCCGCAAGAACTGCAAAGagtttgaagactttttaaaagaaag GGCATCAATTGAAGAGAAATACGGCAAAGATCTGCTCGGCCTCTCTAGGAAGAAGCCATGTGGACAGTCTGAGACCAA caccctGAAGCGGGCCCTTGACGTCTTCAAGCTAC aaatagacAGTGTGGCACAAAGTCACATTCAGCTTGCACAGACTCTAAGAGAAGAGGCCAGGAAGATGGAAGAATTCAGGGAAAAGCAAAAGTTACAGCGAAAAAAG ACGGAGCTTATAATGGATGCTGCCCATAAACAAAAGAGCTTACAATTCAAGAAAACCATGGAT GCAAAGAAGAACTACGAGCAGAAATGCCGAGACAAAGATGAAGCAGAGCAGGCTGTCCACCGGAGTGCCAATGTGGCGAACCCGAAGCAACAAGAAAAG CTTTTTGTGAAACTGGCAACTTCAAAGACTGCAGTAGAAGACTCAG ACAAGGCGTACATGCTGCACATCAACACTCTGGATAAGGTCCGTGAAGAGTGGCAGAGCGAACACATCAAGGCCTGCGAG GTGTTTGAGACTCAAGAATGTGAACGAATAAACTTCTTTCGGAATGCACTGTGGTTACACATGAATCAGCTGTCACAACAATGTGTCACAAGCGATAAC ATGTATGAAGAAGTCCGTAAGAGTTTAGAAATGTGCAGCATTGAGAAGGACATTGAGTACTTTGTGAATCAACGCAAAACTGGACAGACTCCACCAG CACCCATCATGTACGAGAATTTCTACTGCCCCCAGAAGAATGCTGCCCCACCAGGAAAGGCTACGGGGTCTGACTTGGCAAG GAGAAGACCTCTCCCAATTCCTAAAAGTTTACCAG ATGACCCTGATTATTCTTTGCCTGATAACTACAGTTTGATCTATCAGTAA